From one Lotus japonicus ecotype B-129 chromosome 3, LjGifu_v1.2 genomic stretch:
- the LOC130742408 gene encoding early nodulin-like protein 9: MATFILRSNEVGHALGFFCLLVLVHKCNAYEFVVGGQKGWSVPSDPSTNPYNQWAEKSRFQIGDSLVFNYPSGQDSVIQVNSQDFASCNSGTNSDKFSDGHTVIKLSQSGPHYFISGNKDNCLKNEKIVVIVLADRTNKNSNTNQTSTASSPSPSPSVSRESSPPVPAPVQPGVLPSPPPAGTIETPPPSQQGAATSPPPAPATVVTNYPTPAPVSEPPPPNAASSILVSFAGSMGAFMASVLVLSF; encoded by the exons ATGGCTACCTTCATTTTAAGGTCTAATGAAGTAGGTCATGCCTTGGGTTTCTTCTGTCTCCTGGTGTTGGTGCACAAGTGCAATGCCTATGAGTTTGTAGTTGGAGGACAAAAGGGTTGGAGTGTTCCTAGTGACCCAAGTACCAACCCTTACAATCAATGGGCAGAAAAGAGCCGATTTCAAATAGGAGATTCCCTTG TGTTCAATTACCCTTCCGGCCAGGACTCAGTGATTCAAGTAAATAGCCAAGACTTTGCTAGCTGCAACTCTGGTACAAATTCTGATAAATTCTCTGACGGTCATACAGTCATCAAACTAAGCCAATCAGGGCCTCACTACTTCATAAGTGGAAACAAAGATAATTGTCTCAAAAATGAGAAGATTGTGGTGATTGTGCTGGCTGACAGGACTAACAAAAACTCAAACACCAACCAAACAAGCActgcttcttctccttctccttcacccTCAGTCTCAAGAGAATCATCACCTCCAGTACCAGCACCTGTTCAGCCAGGGGTTCTTCCATCTCCACCACCAGCTGGGACTATAGAGACTCCACCTCCTTCTCAGCAAGGGGCCGCTACATCTCCACCACCAGCACCAGCGACTGTGGTGACAAATTACCCAACTCCAGCTCCTGTTAGTGAACCTCCTCCTCCTAATGCTGCTTCTTCAATCTTGGTCAGCTTTGCTGGTTCTATGGGAGCATTCATGGCTTCAGTTCTGGTTTTATCTTTCTAA